The genomic stretch ATTACCGATCGAAAGAAGCGACGCGATACCACCACACATTCCCATGCAGTGTCCCGCGCCGATCAATCCAACAACAAAAGCTCCGATCCAATCAGGCGTCATCATTCTTTTTATCTAAGTTAGGTTGGCTTTCTGTATTGGTTTTTTCATTCTTAGCAGGTTTGCTGTCTGAATGGTTGTGAGCCTTTTCGTCTTCATCAAACAGAATGTTGTGGCCTTGGCGCTCAAGGTCTTCAAACTGTTCGCTCTTAACGGCCCATAGAAAGATACCGACAGCGATACACACAAGTACGATCGCGATTGGAATGAGTATGTATAAACTTTCCATTATTTACCTTGCTCTTTTAAAAGCCTTAACGAGTTAGACACAACAATAATAGAGCTAGCAGACATGCCTACAACGGCAATGTAAGGAGCAACCAAACCGGCGACAGCCAATGGAAGGATAAGTAGGTTAT from Vibrio pomeroyi encodes the following:
- the ccoS gene encoding cbb3-type cytochrome oxidase assembly protein CcoS is translated as MESLYILIPIAIVLVCIAVGIFLWAVKSEQFEDLERQGHNILFDEDEKAHNHSDSKPAKNEKTNTESQPNLDKKNDDA